Genomic window (Vigna unguiculata cultivar IT97K-499-35 chromosome 10, ASM411807v1, whole genome shotgun sequence):
TATTTGACCACAAAAACAAAGTTAGGATtgatttgacaaaatttgacgaaaattgggaccaaagatgtattttaacctataaatatatatatatatatatatatatatatatatatatatatatatatatatatatatatatatatatatatttgtataaatgttatactaatattttttattaaaatccactttttaacatattactttattaattactttttttattaagtactcatgttttattaatttttttttccaaaataaaacaatattgtttcttactaattttaaaccaaaatttttatttgtatgaatgttatactaatttttttttattaaaaatgacttaataaaatgatttttaccactaaattttaatataaatatcaaatacttaatttttgtaaaacttttatacttaattacttttaattttataaaaaatgaattttaattattaaaaaaaaattggagaaaaTTGAATCATATATACATAAGTagatactaaattgaatcaaaagaaTATATGGGAACTAAAtcaaaatcaacacaatgacatctggtAGTGATACGGACATAtgacattgcaatgccacgtgtcacacacaaagacatgacacatggcatttttattttttatttcaaaaattaaaaaaatattaaaaaatattaaaaaaatttgaaaaaaatttaaaaaaatcttaaaaacataaaaaaaaatcgcatactgacacgtggcatgtcgTTAACGGCGTTAGTTAACTCCTCCGcttgaaagggacctaattgaagcactctTTCagaagttgggatgcaattgacacttttttaaaagcaggtaccagattgacacactTCTACCAAAGTGGGTACAATACaagtaattaaacatttttttatttgtttgataatttgaattttcgtgtacataataatattgaaagtttttaattattgtattatgtTTCAGAttcatttgaaaaaatgaaatttttatttaaatataattttaaattataaattgtcgCGTCAAACCTTAAATTTCTGtgactattaaaatattaatttaattcataattttaaaaactattgaTTATCAAGTTTTAAACGtgtttaacatttaaaatgtttatctaTATGTAGGACTTTTGGAAATTATTCGttatcatattaatatttaatttacttgataattaaagtttttattcatataattattcaataattattcattatttcgTTAAGTctagaatatattttatcattaaaatttttatttgcataaattttaaaaattactaattatcTTCTCAAATCTCAAACTTGTTTCATAATTTCGAAAAATAACGGATTAGtaccgttttttttttttactgttaaaTGACTTCCAAACTCAAGTCtagtttcaaaaatattttttaaacatttttctgttatttttataactataaaCTATTATGAcgaattctttatttttttttcaaagatttttttGACCGGTCTTGACATTGATCGCATATCTTGAAGTTTCGTGCGTAATTTACTACAACCacttaaaaagtataattattatataatttaatggtTAATACAACTATTTAAATTTGGTATTCTATAAACCAGTAAGAAGTAATATTAGCtatgacttttaaaataatttatgtaaaatagTTCATAGGAACTGTATCAAATCATTCTcttagttattataaaaaaaaaaaaattgctaacTTCGACTAAAAAGTCACTTTTATAGTCAATTGTGACCATTTTGAAAGACGtaggttttaattatttaaatattatttaataatatatttaatgttcCCATTTTTATAACAACCATTACGGTATACACgagatatataaattttgtttgttttttttgttcacTGCAGGATATATATGAAATCCCAAAGAAGCATGATAAACCACACAACATAGAGTTCTTTGGAAATCCCTAATTTGCTTGATTTTTGTCCGAGCGAACCCTAAAAGTTTGAAGAAGTGGTCTTCCTCCATTTCCCATAGATTTCCCTTTCAGACGATGTTGTCTTTCTTCATGCAAAATATCAGCAAtccttcataaaaatataaaaccattCCCCTCAAAATAGAATtcgatattatatataattgaataaaaggttatttattttttcatttatttttcaccTGTGAAGTGCCTCAGCATTTGTTTCTCCATGTTCTTCTAAATTGAAAGTattcaaattcatcttcacaacCTTTTCTTGTAACAGTTGTTGCCCAGTCTTCTCAAGGCCTTCCAAGTTTTCTTTTGTGACATTAACTGAGTTGGAGAAATCATGATTCAAGTCGTGTTCCTGCCATTCATTACATCATTCATCAATATATAATcccaaatacaaataatttaagcATAAAGATAATATCTtatcttaataataaaaaaagaaaaagaaaaagaaaatatatacatCAATTCGAAGATAGGTACTGTGAGGAGGTTGAAAGCCTGAAAAGAGTGAAGCAAGGTAATACTCAGTTATGGCTGAAGAAGCACGACCAAGCATATCGTTTGCAACAAAAGCCCAATTTAATATTGTCCAATTGGCAGCCGAGCGAGCATCAAAATCAGGATTCTCCACATATTTTTCTGCTCCAGTTCCCAAAGACAACAACAATATTTTCGGATATTCATTGTGTTGTAGCACTTCACTTATTGTTGCTTGTGTCTGATCAAATTAAACATTGTTAAATATCATAACTAGGATATATATTTGTTGTGTCTTGCTGCGAATGAGTGTCTATAACATtagttaaggataattaatatacattggaTCTTATAAAagtatacaaataaatataatattaaaggaaaaaaatagtcataaatataatcattaatataactttatttttttaaaggaaaaaaatagtcataaatattgtacatatatatttaatactttatttaatgttcataaataaaagttaaaaactaattaaataataaaataactatatattttaatgttgctaaaaattaaatataaaaaagttcatattaacagaaaacccaacaaaaaaatagtgataaatatttaaaaattaaaaaaaaaaacataagaaattataaattaacagaaaaatcaacaaaaaaattagtgttaaacatctaaaaatgttacaaaaaaaaagaacaattaaagtgTTAATTTGAGACttaattgaatttcttttctttttagtagAGATCTTAAAAATTCCAAAGTCCTTATTTTGTGACAGTAAGTTattgtctaaaaatttaaaaagatatttttgtctttataaaatttattatgtgcatttatactattttaattattatatttaattatttcaactttcaatataaaaatgatgatacaaaattacatttattatatCTTAACAAGGCCCGGTACCGGTTAgcattcttcatattttttatgttatttgtaataaataattaaatcaatttaccGGATTCCGAGCTGCTACACCACCATCAATCATATTGAACTCAACACCATCGTTCACAAAATAGTAAGGTGGTAGCTGAGTGGGTTCAGCTGAAGTGGATATGCATATATCCGACAACAACGCATTTAAGTACGGAGCATCCTCAAGCTGCATCACCCAAACATTATATTAATTCCTGTTTCCATTTTAACCTACGAAGaagttaatatatgaatatgcTATATGGTGCTAACCTTGTAGTTTGAGAATATAACTGGCTTTTGTCTCTTGAGGTCGAAAGCGGGGATTACAACGTTGGTGAGTGTTTGATTAAGTCGTGTATCCTTCAACACTTCACGAGTTATGTTATGTAAAAATTCCCCATCGAATTGGGGACCGTTTCCGGGTCTGCATGTTGGTTGTTTTCATCATCacaaacacaaaagaaaatcaAGTTATTATTAGTTGCTGTTAATTAACTGTTAGTATTGATGATGTTCAGAGAATATTATAATGCTGTTACTATACCTAGATGAATTGAATACATGAGGGCCATTTTGTTTGTAGAATTCTACAATTTGTGCAGGAGTGAAGGCGCCACGAGTAGGATCATCGTGGCTTGGAGTGGCTAACATGGCTGTTATGAGTCCACCAGTGCTGGTTCCTCCTATCACATCAAAGTAATGTGCTAAATCTGCATTTGGATCCTTACCCTGCAACTCAACCAAATTCAACTTAACCTCATaaacattcattcattcatgGCATTTCAATACATATGCAGAGTATATGAACAATAAGAATGAACCTTAAGAGCCTTTTCTAAGTAATCAAGAACTGTTGCTGGAATAATCCCTCTG
Coding sequences:
- the LOC114165691 gene encoding patatin-17-like produces the protein MAHLVFFVLLFAGQVIGGFSTQKLPPSDNGNILTVLSIDGGGIRGIIPATVLDYLEKALKGKDPNADLAHYFDVIGGTSTGGLITAMLATPSHDDPTRGAFTPAQIVEFYKQNGPHVFNSSRPGNGPQFDGEFLHNITREVLKDTRLNQTLTNVVIPAFDLKRQKPVIFSNYKLEDAPYLNALLSDICISTSAEPTQLPPYYFVNDGVEFNMIDGGVAARNPTQATISEVLQHNEYPKILLLSLGTGAEKYVENPDFDARSAANWTILNWAFVANDMLGRASSAITEYYLASLFSGFQPPHSTYLRIDEHDLNHDFSNSVNVTKENLEGLEKTGQQLLQEKVVKMNLNTFNLEEHGETNAEALHRIADILHEERQHRLKGKSMGNGGRPLLQTFRVRSDKNQAN